In bacterium, the sequence AAGGTTGGTACAACCTCGGGGTGCTGGACTGGAAGCAGGGCGACGGCATCGCCTCGCTGGCACACCTGGAAAAGGCCTGGTCGCTGGATCCCGGAAACGAGCGCGTGCAGTACATGTTGCAGACGGTTGCCACGGCGCGACGGACGCCCGACACCGGCAGCGGCGCTGCATCGGAAGTGCGGATTGATGAAGGACCGTGACAACAAACTCGTCTATTCGAGCGACGGCGGCCGCGCCTGCCCGGTCTGCGGCGCGCCCGTCGTCGACTGCCGCTGTGCCAAGTCGGTCACGAACAGCACGCGCGGTGACGGCATTGTGCGCGTCGCCCGCGAGACCAAGGGGCGCAAGGGCGCCGGCGTGACCGTGGTGACCGGCGTGCCGCTCGACGCGGCGGCGCTGAAGGACCTGGCCGGAGAATTGAAGCGCTCCTGCGGCTCGGGCGGCACGGTGCGCGACGGTGTCATCGAGATCCAGGGCGAGCACCGCGACCGGTTGGTGACGCTGCTGCAGGCGCGGGGGTGGACGGTGAAGCGGGCGGGGGGCTGAGGGCGCGACGCTTCCGGGCAGAACGAAGGCCGCGCTCCGGATTGGAGCGCGGCCTTGCCATTGTCGACCAGGTCCCGGCCGGCGCTAGCCGACGGTATACCCGTCCGCATCGATCACACGCTGTGCGATGCGGTCGTGCAGCTTCGTCCGGTTCAGCGCCTCGTGCTTCGCCAGCCGCCGCAGGCCGGCCATCATCACGCGCAGCTCGTCGCCCTCGCAGGTGGCGCCCAGGACATTGCGCGCCAGCGTGGAGACCTTTTCCATGGCGTCGTGCGTGTACAGGCGCACCATGTCGGCCATCGGCTCGGCGGCAGCCTGGCCGTCGCGGGCGGCCTTCTTCTGCGCGCGCAGCAGGCCGCTTTCGCAGGCAAACGTCTCGATGGCGATGTCGGCGATGTCGGCCAGCACGCCCTGCTGGTCCTTCAGCGACATCCCGAACTTCTGCGCCGCCAGGCCCAGCGTGGCCAGGATGACCTTCTTCATGCCGGCGACCTGCTGGGCCTCGGACTCGAGGAAGCCCGGCTCGTGCGGGTCGACGAACGAGGGCATGCCGGTCAGCTCCTCGGCTACCGCCTTCGCGGCGCCGAAGAAGGCCAACTCGCCCTTCAGGGCCTTTTTCATGATCATGCCGGGCACCAGCATCCGGTTGATCTCATTGGTGCCCTCGAAGATGCGGTTGATGCGCTCGTCGCGGTAGAACCTCTCCAGCGGGTATTCGCTGCAGTAGCCGTACCCGCCCAGCATCTGCACGCCTTCCTCGGTGGAATGGGCCAGCGCCTCGGACGAGAAGACCTTGATCATCGAGCACTCGATCGAAAACTCCTCGACCGTGCCGACCGCCTGCAGTTCGTAGTCGGGCGCCGCCTTGTCGAGCGTGGCAATGGCCGCATCCATCAGGCCGGCGGTGCGGTAGACCATCGACTCGGCCACGAATCCGTGTGCCATCACGTCGGCGATCTTGCGGCGGATCAGGCCGAAGCTGCACAGGGGCTGCCCGAACTGGTGCCTCTGCTTGGTGTAGGGCACCGAGTGCTTCATCGTCATCTTGAGGCCGCCCAGGGTGCTGGCGCCCAGCTTGAAGCGGCCCACGTTGAGGATGTTGAAGGCGATGTGATGGCCCTTGCCGATGGTGCCCAGCACGTTGCCGACGGGAACCTTCACGTCCTCGAGGATGATGGCGCACGTGCTCGAGCCCTTGATGCCCATCTTGTGCTCTTCGGGCCCGATGGTCACGCCCTGCGACTTCAGGTCGACGATGAAGCACGTGAACTTCTCGCCGTCGATCTTGGCGAAGAGGATGCAGATGTCGGCGTAGGCGGCATTGGTGATGAACTGCTTGGCGCCGTTCAGCACGTAATGCTGACCGTCGGGCGCCAGCACGGCGGTGGTGGCCGCCGCCAGCGCGTCGGAGCCGCTGCCGGTCTCGGTCAGCGCGTAGCAGCTGAGCAGTTCGCCGGTGGCCAGGCGCGGCAGGTACTCGGCCTTCTGCGCCGGTGTACCGTAGTAGGCGATGGGCAGCGTGCCGATGCCCGCCTGCGCGCCGTGCGTGACGGCGAAGCTGCCGCCCCAGGCCACGCCCTCGGAGACGATCATGATCGTGGCCTTGTTCGAGCCGAGGCCGCCGTAGGCTTCAGGCACGTCGGCCATGAGCAGGCCCATGGGGCCGGCCGCCTTCAGCAGGTCACGGCCGAGCATGGTGTTGCCCTTCATCTCGAAATCTTCGCGGATGGGCGCAATGTGGCGCTCGACGAAGTCGGACACCGTGGTGGCGAACATCCGCTGCGTCTCGTCGAAGTCCTCGGGCGTGAAGCAATCGGCCGGCGCGGTCTCGCGCAGGATGAACTCGCCGCCGGTGGGGTAGGTCCTGACCGTCTGTCGTGCTCTCCTTGTCCGTCCGGTGGCGAACCGGCGCGGGTGATCACCAGCCTCAGATCGCTTCGAAGATGCCGGCGGCGCCCATGCCCTGCCGATGCACATGGTCACCAGGGCATACCTGCGGCCGCGGCGCTTCAGTTCGTGCAGGGCGGTGGCCAGCAGCTTGGCCCCCGTGCAGCCCAGCGGATGTCCCAGGGCGATGGCCCCGCCGTTCGGGTTCAGGCGCGGGTCGTCCGGCCGCAGGCCCAGGCCTTTGCAGACCGCCAGGCTCTGCGCGGCGAAGGCCTCGTTGAGCTCGATGACGTCCATCTGCTCGAGCCGCAGCCCGGCCTGTGCCAGGGCGCGCGGCACGGCCTCGACCGGGCCGATGCCCATGTAGTCGGGAGCGACACCGGCCACCGCATAGCCGACGAAGCGCGCCAGCGGCACGGCGCCGATCGAGTCGGCGAACGCGCGCGTGCCGAGCAGCGCGCTGCGGCGCCATCGCTCATCTGGCTGGAGTTGCCTGCGGTCACGGTGCCGTCGACCTTGAAGGCGGGCTTCAGTTTCGCCAGCGCCTCGACGGTGGTGTCGGCGCGCGGGCCCTCGTCCACCCTGAACTCGACATCCTTCTGCGCCGGCCGGCCCTTGGCGTCGCGGCCCGGCAGGGCGGCCATGACCGGCACGATCTCGGCCTCGAAGCGGCCGGCGGCGATCGCGGCGACGGCCTTGCGGTGGCTCTCGCAGGCGAAGGTGTCCTGCTCCTGGCGCGTGATGCCGTCACGCACCACCAGGTTCTCGGCGGTGATGCCCATGTTCGTGAGGTACTCGGGGTGCTCGTGCGCCATGGCCGGGCTGGGCAGGTAGCGCAGGCCTCCCATGGGCACCATGGTCATCGTCTCGACGCCGCCGGCGATCACCGCCTCGGCCTGGCCGCAGGCGATCTTCAGCGCCGCGTAGTTGACCGTCTCCAGCCCCGACGAGCAGAACCGGTTGATGGTCATGCCGGGCACCGTGACCGGCAGCCCGGCCATCAGCGCGATGTTGCGGCCCACGTTCATGCCCTGCTCGGCCTCGGGCATGGCGCAGCCGACGATCACGTCGCCGATGCGCGCCGGGTCGATGCCCGGGTGTTCGGCCATGAGTTGCCTGATCACGGCGGCGCCCATGTCGTCCGGGCGCGTGTGGCGAAGCGTCTCTGGAGTGCGCGGCCCACGGCGGCGCGGCGCGGAGATGACGACGACTTCCTGCATCGGTTCCACTCTCCCTAGTTCCGCAGCGGTTTGCCGGACTTCACGAGGCTTTCCATGCGGGCGAGCGTCTTCGGCTCGCCGATCAGGCGCATGAAACCTCGCGTTCCAGGTGAGCATCTCCTGCCCGGTGATGGTCGATCCGGGCGGCACGGCGCCGCCGCTGAGCACGTTCGCCAGCACCATGCCGAGCTTGCGGTCGTGCGCGGTGGCGTAGCCACCCTGTTCCATGTTGTAGAGGACCGACTCGGCCAGGGCGATGCCGGCCGTGCCCATGACCGGGATGGCGGTGCGCTCGACCGGGGGTTCGAAGCCGTTGCGTGCCATGGCCAGCGCGATCTCCTTGGCGTCGGCGGGCACGTGGTCGCGGTGCATCGACCAGGTGTCGCCGGGACGCAGGAAACCGAGGTCGCGGCCTTCCTCGGCGCTGGTGGCGACCTTCGCGGTGCCGATGGTCTCGAACGTGCGCCGGAACGCGGGCTGCAGGTCGCGCGGGTCGGTCAGGCGCGCCAGGTTGCGCAGGTACAGGCGCAGGCAGAGCCGCCGGCGGCGGATCACGCCGGCGCCCATCTCGACCAGGCCGATATACGTCTCGGCTGCGGCGCGCACGGCGTTGCCGCCGAGCGTGATCTCGCAGCCGCCGCCCAGGGCCATGCCGCCGGCGGCTGTCACGACCGGTACGCCGCAGTGCTCGAGCCGGCCGCACGCGGCCTGGAACGCGCGCACGATGAGGTCGATGTCCTCCCAGCCGCCCCTCGGCCGCTCCATCATCAGCATCATCAGGTTGGCGCCGGCCGAGAAGTTCTCGGACGGGTTGGCCACGACCAGGGCCTGCCAGTTTTCTCCGCCTCGGTGCAGGCGGTCATGATCATGTTGAGGTGGTCCTGGCCGATGGCGTTCATCTTCGAGTGGAATTCCAGGCAGAGGACGCCGTCGCCCAGGTCGAGCAGGCTGGCTCCGGGGTTGCGGCGCACTTCGCGACCGGTGCGGCGCAGGATCTCGAAATCGAACGCGCGCGCGTCGCCCGGCACCGGCGCGAAGCCGCCGGGCGTGGAGGTGGGACTGCAGCGGACGCCGTCGACCTCGCGGTACAGCGAATCGGCGCCGGCGGCGTAGAGCGCGTCGACCCACGCCGGCAGCGGGCACTTTTCCTGGCGCAGCCGCTCGGTGACGGCGCGGAAGCCGAGGGCGTCCCAGGTCTCGAACGGGCCCAGCTTCCAGTTGAAGCCCCAGCACACGGCCTGGTCGATCTGCGCGGCGCTGTCGCAGATCTCGCCGACGCGCATCGCGCTGTAGGAGAAGCTGGCCGCGAGCATCTTCCAGATGGCCTGGCCGGCCTTGCCCTGGCCGAAGGCGAGCTGGCGCAGGCGGGCGGGCAGGTCTCGATGGGCCGCGCGGCCTCGATCTCGGGAACTTCGCCTTCACCTGGTCGCGGTACTCGAGCGTCTGCAGGTCGAGGGCCAGCAGCTTCTTCTGCGGCTCTTTCAGCATGCGGAAGAAGCCGCCGCCGCTCTTGCGGCCCAGCAGCCCGCGTTCGACCATGCGGCGCACGAACTCGGGGGCCTTGAAGGTCTCGCGGGCCTCGTCAGCGGGAACCAGCGGGTAGAGGTTGTCGGCCACGTGCAGGAAGGTGTCGAGGCCGACGAGGTCGGCCAGCTGGAAGGTGGCCGTCCTGGGGCGGCCGATGGCCGGTCCGCTGAGCGCATCCACTTCCTCGATCGTCAGTCCCAGTTCCTGCATCACGGCGAAGGTGGCCATCATCGCGTGCACGCCGACGCGGTTGGCGATGAAGTTCGGCGTGTCGCGCGCGATCACGACGCCCTTGCCCAGGCGGTCGCGCGCGAAGGCGCAGACATCGTCGAGCACGCCCGGGTCGGTGTCGTGCGTGGGGATCACTTCGAAGAGCTTCATGTAGCGCGGCGGGTTGAAGAAGTGCGTGCCCAGGAACCGCGGTTTCAGTGCGGCCGGCAGCACGGCGCTCATCGCCGCCAGCGAGAGCCCCGAGGTGTTGCTGGTCAGCAGCGCGTCGTCGCGCACATGCGGGGCCACGGCCGCCAGCACCTTGAGCTTGATGGGCAGGTCTTCCCTTCACGACCTCGATGATCCAGTCGGCCTCGCGGACCTTCGGCAGGTCGTCCTCGATGTTGCCGGTGGTGATGAAGGAAGCACGCTCGGCCGAGAACAGCGGGAGGGGCGGCTCTTGACCATCGCAGCCACGGCTTTCGGCGGCCAGCCGACCGCGTACCTTCGGTGGTCGGGCGCCAGCCCGGCGGCCTTCGGCGTCGTTGAGCTCACGGGGCGATGTCGAGCACGAGCGAGCGCACGCCGGCGTTGGCGAAGTGGGCGGCGATGGCGCTGCCCATGACGCCGGAGCCCAGCACGGCGACGGTCCTGGATCTGCCTGCGCATGGTCCAGCCTTTCCGGCGGGGTGCCCGCCGCGAGGGCCATTAATGAATGACTATTCAGTCAAAGATGACTTTACCAGTCGGAAACCCGGGTGTCAACGGCGCGGCCGCCCCGCAATTGATTTACTTGCAGGGCAGGATCTGCTAAGGTGCAGCGGCCCAGCAGACTCACGGAAGCGGCCCGGCTTCCGAACGGGACCGCAACTGAATGGATGTTCAGCCGTTGCCCCGCCCGGCCACCGGTCAAAGAAGGAAGCATCCTCGACGCGGTTGTCGTCGAGATCGCCAGCCACGGCTACCACGGCACCACTGGCGATGATCGCCTGGCGCGGCGTGGCGACGGCACTATCTACCTCTATTTCCGGAACAAGGAAGAGATCTCGTCTCCTTGTTCGACCGCGCGATGGACCGCTTGTCGAGCAGGGCGCGCGCGAACTGGTCGACCTGGTCGCTGGCGGCCCGCCTCGGGCGCATCATCGAACTGCATCTCGAACTGGTCGTTTCGGAAGCGACCTGGCGATTATGATCACAGCAGGCCGAACTGCGGTACAGCCTCCACTTTCGACCAGCTCGCCGCGCGAAGGGGGGGCCTACCCGCAGGCCATTGCCCAGCGATTACTGCTCGAAGGGCAGGCGGTCGGCCTGCGGCGCACCGATCCTCGAGGCGACGCTTGCCATTAAGGCCGCCGTCGGCGTGCCCGACGAGATGGCCACCGACTGGCGTGCCGTCACGCCGCAAACACCCGGTTGCAGGCAGCGGGCCGGGAAGCCGCGACCGGCTTCGGTTCACCGTTAGCGCTTGGCGTCCGTTTCGCCTGTTCAAGGTGCCTTACACGCGGTTCCATCTCAACGGCACGCGACTTGCAACTCCCGCCTGTGCCTGGGCCTTTCGGCCATCGGACCCGCGTTGTTCGAAGCAAGGGTGAAACTTCAACCGGGGACCGAACATGCCAAGGAGCGCCGCCGTGCGGCTCGCCGAGCATCTGGTCGGGCTTGGGCTTGATTCGCCCCGGGGCGGTATTGACAGTTTTCTGGGCAGGACGGCGTTAGCTTCTGACCTTTGGCCCAGTTGCATAGCCCCGCTGCCGGGCGAGGTCGCGAGCCCGGCCAGCCCGGCGGCAAGACGGCACCAGCTAACGCCCAGGTGACGGGCGCGATTCCTTTCGTCGCGCGCGCCCGCGACGTCGACTGGAACACGGACGGCCCCGGCCGACGCGACGCGGTGCTGACGAGCACGGCACCGCACCGCCATGTCTGCCGACGCCAACGTTGCTCATCGGCGCGCAGGTCACGCCCGAGGCGCAGCTGTTGCCGGCGGGCTCGTCGCGCTTCACGCCGCAGGACCAGTCCAACCTGCTGATCCCGCTGGGACGCTG encodes:
- a CDS encoding translation initiation factor Sui1, whose protein sequence is MKDRDNKLVYSSDGGRACPVCGAPVVDCRCAKSVTNSTRGDGIVRVARETKGRKGAGVTVVTGVPLDAAALKDLAGELKRSCGSGGTVRDGVIEIQGEHRDRLVTLLQARGWTVKRAGG
- a CDS encoding acyl-CoA dehydrogenase family protein, translated to MFATTVSDFVERHIAPIREDFEMKGNTMLGRDLLKAAGPMGLLMADVPEAYGGLGSNKATIMIVSEGVAWGGSFAVTHGAQAGIGTLPIAYYGTPAQKAEYLPRLATGELLSCYALTETGSGSDALAAATTAVLAPDGQHYVLNGAKQFITNAAYADICILFAKIDGEKFTCFIVDLKSQGVTIGPEEHKMGIKGSSTCAIILEDVKVPVGNVLGTIGKGHHIAFNILNVGRFKLGASTLGGLKMTMKHSVPYTKQRHQFGQPLCSFGLIRRKIADVMAHGFVAESMVYRTAGLMDAAIATLDKAAPDYELQAVGTVEEFSIECSMIKVFSSEALAHSTEEGVQMLGGYGYCSEYPLERFYRDERINRIFEGTNEINRMLVPGMIMKKALKGELAFFGAAKAVAEELTGMPSFVDPHEPGFLESEAQQVAGMKKVILATLGLAAQKFGMSLKDQQGVLADIADIAIETFACESGLLRAQKKAARDGQAAAEPMADMVRLYTHDAMEKVSTLARNVLGATCEGDELRVMMAGLRRLAKHEALNRTKLHDRIAQRVIDADGYTVG